A DNA window from Actinomadura coerulea contains the following coding sequences:
- the gabT gene encoding 4-aminobutyrate--2-oxoglutarate transaminase, producing MTSQDTTLGASGSRLPQERRVVTEIPGPRSRALHERRLAAVPPGVGSVLPVYVTDADGGVVVDADGNSLIDFGSGIAVTNVGNANPRVAARVKAQADRFTHTCFMVAPYESYVAVCENLNRITPGDHEKRSLLVNSGAEAVENAVKIARYATGRQAVVAFDHGYHGRTLLTMTLTAKNMPYKQGFGPYAPEVYRMPLAYPYRWPTGPDHCGPEAAAQAIDQITKQIGATNVAALLIEPIQGEGGFIEPAPGFLPALAEFCRANGILFIADEVQTGFARTGDLFACEHEGIVPDLVATAKGIAGGLPLAAVTGRADIMDKVHGGGLGGTYGGNPLACEAALAVLEEIEDGKLTGRARRIGEIMLPRLRALAARHPAIGDVRGRGAMIAIELVREGTKEPDPELTARIARTCHENGLLVLTTGTYGNVMRFLPPLVISEELLAEGLDVLEAAFAG from the coding sequence ATGACCAGCCAGGACACCACCCTCGGCGCGAGCGGTTCCCGCCTGCCGCAGGAACGCCGCGTCGTGACCGAGATCCCCGGCCCGCGCTCGCGCGCGCTGCACGAGCGGCGCCTCGCGGCGGTGCCGCCCGGCGTCGGCAGCGTCCTGCCGGTGTACGTGACGGACGCGGACGGCGGCGTGGTCGTCGACGCCGACGGCAACTCACTGATCGACTTCGGCTCCGGCATCGCGGTCACCAACGTCGGCAACGCCAACCCGCGGGTCGCGGCGCGGGTGAAGGCGCAGGCCGACCGGTTCACCCACACCTGCTTCATGGTCGCGCCGTACGAGTCCTACGTCGCGGTGTGCGAGAACCTCAACCGGATCACACCCGGCGACCACGAGAAGCGCTCCCTGCTGGTCAACAGCGGCGCCGAGGCGGTGGAGAACGCCGTCAAGATCGCCCGGTACGCGACGGGGCGGCAGGCGGTCGTGGCGTTCGACCACGGCTACCACGGCCGGACGCTGCTGACGATGACGCTGACCGCGAAGAACATGCCCTACAAGCAGGGGTTCGGCCCGTACGCGCCCGAGGTCTACCGGATGCCGCTGGCCTACCCGTACCGGTGGCCCACCGGCCCGGACCACTGCGGGCCGGAGGCGGCGGCGCAGGCGATCGACCAGATCACCAAGCAGATCGGCGCGACGAACGTCGCGGCCCTGCTGATCGAGCCGATCCAGGGCGAGGGCGGGTTCATCGAGCCCGCGCCCGGGTTCCTGCCGGCGCTCGCCGAGTTCTGCCGGGCCAACGGGATCCTCTTCATCGCCGACGAGGTTCAGACGGGCTTCGCGCGGACCGGCGACCTGTTCGCCTGCGAGCACGAGGGGATCGTCCCCGACCTCGTCGCGACGGCGAAGGGCATCGCGGGCGGGCTGCCCCTGGCGGCCGTCACCGGGCGCGCCGACATCATGGACAAGGTGCACGGCGGCGGGCTCGGCGGCACCTACGGCGGCAACCCGCTCGCCTGCGAGGCGGCGCTCGCCGTCCTGGAGGAGATCGAGGACGGCAAGCTCACCGGGCGGGCCCGCCGGATCGGCGAGATCATGCTGCCCCGGCTGCGCGCCCTCGCCGCGCGGCACCCGGCGATCGGGGACGTGCGCGGCCGCGGCGCGATGATCGCCATCGAGCTGGTGCGGGAGGGGACGAAGGAGCCCGACCCCGAGCTCACCGCGCGGATCGCGCGGACCTGCCACGAGAACGGCCTGCTCGTGCTGACCACCGGGACGTACGGGAACGTGATGCGCTTCCTGCCGCCGCTCGTCATCTCGGAGGAGCTGCTGGCCGAGGGACTGGACGTCCTGGAGGCCGCCTTCGCGGGCTGA
- a CDS encoding PucR family transcriptional regulator — MPPTLAAVAALPQLGLRSLTGPLPATPVVWVAVSELEDPTPFLEGGELVLTTGMRLTAANAGGYVSRLVARGVAGLGFAVGVIHETVPAELLAAARDQGLVLLEVPRPTPFIAIGKAVSRVLAAEWYEDVTRAFQAQRELTRAALTGPGALVARLARQLGGWALLLDASGDVRHAEPAGARDRAGDLAPELARLRRRPDGGGPAASVALAVPDDHVVVQRIGLGGRPRGFLAVGADAPLPPTAHTIVGAAVALLTLQSETPRTGRELRASLAALLLGRPDEGPSIPRGPVRVLACAGGAAVLDALESDPAGARCPALPLGGRTAVIVPDGTLGTVERLLAGSGPIGVSDPASGDLRPALRQAEEALAAAGRSGRDVLHYSRLPGQGVLGLMDPGPARAFADALLAPLRSEDLVETVRAYVAANGQGEAAARALGVHRHTLRSRMRKAAELLGRDPDDPAVRAELWIALAITSNGEERIGHRGDSQSGEPRIP; from the coding sequence ATGCCGCCCACGCTGGCCGCCGTGGCCGCCCTCCCCCAGCTCGGCCTGAGGTCGCTCACCGGGCCGCTCCCGGCGACCCCGGTGGTGTGGGTCGCCGTCAGCGAACTGGAGGACCCGACCCCGTTCCTGGAGGGCGGCGAGCTGGTGCTGACCACCGGCATGCGCCTCACCGCCGCGAACGCCGGGGGCTATGTGTCCCGGCTGGTCGCGCGGGGCGTCGCCGGGCTCGGCTTCGCGGTCGGCGTCATCCACGAGACCGTCCCCGCCGAGCTGCTCGCCGCGGCCCGCGACCAGGGCCTCGTGCTGCTGGAGGTCCCGCGCCCGACCCCGTTCATCGCGATCGGCAAGGCGGTCTCCCGGGTGCTCGCCGCCGAGTGGTACGAGGACGTGACCCGCGCGTTCCAGGCCCAGCGCGAGCTGACCCGCGCCGCGCTCACCGGCCCCGGCGCCCTGGTCGCCCGGCTGGCCCGGCAGCTCGGCGGGTGGGCGCTGCTGCTGGACGCGTCCGGCGACGTCCGGCACGCCGAGCCCGCCGGCGCCCGCGACCGCGCCGGGGACCTCGCGCCCGAGCTGGCCCGGCTGCGGCGCCGCCCGGACGGGGGCGGCCCGGCCGCGAGCGTCGCGCTGGCCGTCCCCGACGACCACGTCGTCGTGCAGCGCATCGGGCTGGGCGGGCGGCCGCGCGGGTTCCTCGCGGTGGGCGCCGACGCGCCCCTCCCTCCCACCGCCCACACGATCGTGGGCGCCGCCGTGGCCCTGCTGACGCTCCAGTCGGAGACGCCGCGCACCGGGCGCGAGCTCCGGGCGTCGCTGGCGGCGCTGCTGCTCGGCCGCCCCGACGAGGGCCCGTCGATCCCGCGCGGGCCCGTCCGGGTGCTGGCCTGCGCGGGTGGCGCCGCCGTCCTGGACGCGCTGGAGTCCGACCCGGCCGGGGCGCGCTGCCCGGCGCTGCCGCTCGGCGGGCGCACCGCGGTGATCGTTCCGGACGGGACGCTCGGGACGGTCGAGCGGCTCCTGGCGGGCAGCGGCCCGATCGGCGTCAGCGACCCCGCGTCCGGGGACCTGCGACCCGCGCTGCGGCAGGCGGAGGAGGCCCTCGCGGCGGCCGGCCGGTCGGGCCGGGACGTCCTGCACTACTCCCGGCTCCCCGGGCAGGGCGTTCTCGGGCTCATGGACCCCGGCCCCGCGCGCGCATTCGCCGACGCGCTCCTCGCCCCGCTCCGCTCCGAGGACCTCGTCGAGACCGTCCGGGCCTACGTCGCGGCCAACGGGCAGGGCGAGGCGGCGGCGCGGGCGCTCGGCGTCCACCGGCACACGCTGCGGTCGCGGATGCGCAAGGCGGCCGAGCTCCTCGGGCGCGACCCGGACGATCCGGCCGTCCGTGCCGAACTGTGGATCGCGCTCGCCATCACGTCCAACGGCGAGGAGCGGATTGGACATCGCGGCGACTCCCAATCGGGCGAGCCGCGGATACCGTGA
- a CDS encoding aldehyde dehydrogenase family protein, producing the protein MNVTPFWLAGRPETGDGELTVRHPYDGRVVGTAAVPTPAQVEEAVAAADAVRREAAALPLHVRAEALAHVSARLAERAEEVARLITGENGKPLMWARGEVARAVSTFRFAAEEARRIAATTQRLDTDPAAEGRMAYITRVPKGPVLGISPFNFPLNLAAHKIAPAIAAGAPIVLKPAPATPLSALLLGELLAETDLPAGMFSVLPVPNDRASALVDDPRLPIVSFTGSVPVGWAINDRAPRKHVTLELGGNGAAVVLPDADLDWAAKRIGLFANYQAGQSCIAVQRVYVDRSVLDEFLPKLVDTVSSLVTGDPWDDKTQVGPLVDEAAAERVEAWVDEAVAAGARVLTGGTREGAAYAPTVLADVPPDSRIAREEVFGPVMFVQPVDGADEAFALVNDSKFGLQAGVFTRSLDVAFRAHRELDVGGVVIGDVPSYRADQMPYGGVKDSGVGREGLRSAIADYTEEKVMVLTGLPL; encoded by the coding sequence ATGAACGTGACCCCATTCTGGCTGGCCGGCCGGCCTGAGACCGGTGACGGTGAGCTGACCGTTAGGCATCCCTACGACGGCCGCGTGGTCGGGACGGCGGCGGTGCCGACCCCCGCGCAGGTGGAGGAGGCGGTCGCCGCGGCCGACGCCGTCCGCCGGGAGGCCGCGGCGCTGCCGCTGCACGTGCGGGCCGAGGCGCTCGCGCACGTGTCCGCGCGGCTCGCCGAGCGGGCCGAGGAGGTCGCCCGGCTGATCACCGGCGAGAACGGCAAGCCGCTGATGTGGGCGCGCGGCGAGGTGGCGCGCGCGGTCTCCACGTTCCGGTTCGCCGCCGAGGAGGCCCGCCGCATCGCCGCCACGACGCAGCGGCTCGACACCGACCCGGCCGCCGAGGGCCGGATGGCCTACATCACCCGCGTGCCGAAGGGCCCGGTGCTCGGCATCTCGCCGTTCAACTTCCCGCTGAACCTCGCCGCCCACAAGATCGCCCCGGCGATCGCCGCGGGCGCGCCGATCGTCCTCAAGCCCGCGCCCGCGACACCGCTGTCGGCGCTGCTGCTCGGCGAGCTGCTGGCCGAGACCGACCTGCCCGCCGGAATGTTCTCGGTCCTGCCGGTGCCGAACGACCGGGCCTCCGCCCTGGTCGACGACCCGCGGCTGCCGATCGTGTCGTTCACCGGCTCGGTGCCGGTCGGCTGGGCGATCAACGACCGGGCGCCGCGCAAGCACGTCACCCTGGAACTCGGCGGCAACGGCGCGGCGGTCGTCCTGCCCGACGCCGACCTCGACTGGGCCGCCAAGCGGATCGGGCTGTTCGCCAATTACCAGGCGGGGCAGAGCTGCATCGCCGTCCAGCGCGTCTACGTCGACCGGTCCGTCCTCGACGAGTTCCTGCCGAAGCTGGTCGACACGGTCTCCTCCCTCGTCACCGGCGACCCGTGGGACGACAAGACCCAGGTCGGCCCGCTCGTCGACGAGGCCGCCGCCGAGCGCGTCGAGGCCTGGGTGGACGAGGCCGTCGCGGCGGGCGCGCGCGTCCTCACCGGCGGCACCCGCGAGGGCGCCGCGTACGCGCCGACCGTCCTCGCCGACGTCCCGCCCGACTCCAGGATCGCCCGCGAGGAGGTCTTCGGCCCGGTCATGTTCGTCCAGCCCGTGGACGGCGCCGACGAGGCGTTCGCCCTCGTCAACGACTCCAAGTTCGGCCTCCAGGCGGGCGTGTTCACCCGGAGCCTGGACGTGGCGTTCCGCGCCCACCGCGAGCTGGACGTGGGCGGCGTCGTGATCGGCGACGTCCCGTCCTACCGCGCCGACCAGATGCCCTACGGCGGCGTGAAGGACTCCGGCGTCGGCCGCGAGGGGCTGCGGTCGGCGATCGCCGACTACACCGAGGAGAAGGTCATGGTCCTCACGGGCCTGCCCCTCTAG
- a CDS encoding alpha/beta hydrolase, which yields MASLTEKVPPAVTGAVLRAVFALPGPVKRLVAGASVRRDGQELALDAQLLLTMMRLEGERRLAGGTVADARRGIARGQSYLPKAPARPVRTRAVDAGGVPARLYTPKGLAEGSPLLVFYHGGGWVIGSLDTHDTVCRYLAVHAEVRVLSVDYRLAPEHPFPAATDDALAAYEYAAAHAGDLGADPGAIAVGGDSAGGNLAVVVGLTARRTPDFALLYYPAVDMSVLRPSRDLFAEGFYLTDADMTWFSDHYCPEPRRAEPAASPLVAGDLSGFPPTYLVTAGFDPLRDEGEEFAERLRKAGVPVALRRQEDLIHGFANMWSLGGRFREAASEAAGALRTGLYAGPRGRG from the coding sequence GTGGCGTCATTGACCGAGAAGGTTCCGCCGGCGGTGACCGGGGCCGTGCTCCGCGCGGTGTTCGCGCTGCCGGGGCCGGTGAAGCGGCTCGTCGCCGGGGCGTCGGTGCGGCGGGACGGGCAGGAGCTCGCGCTGGACGCGCAGCTGCTGCTCACGATGATGCGGCTGGAGGGCGAGCGGAGGCTGGCCGGAGGCACGGTCGCGGACGCGCGGCGGGGGATCGCCCGGGGGCAGTCGTACCTGCCGAAGGCGCCGGCGCGGCCGGTCCGGACCCGGGCGGTGGACGCGGGCGGCGTGCCGGCGCGGCTCTACACACCGAAGGGCCTCGCGGAGGGGTCGCCGCTGCTGGTCTTCTACCACGGCGGCGGCTGGGTCATCGGGAGCCTCGACACGCACGACACGGTGTGCCGGTATCTCGCGGTGCACGCCGAGGTGCGGGTGCTGTCGGTGGACTACCGGCTCGCGCCCGAGCACCCGTTCCCGGCGGCGACCGACGACGCGCTGGCCGCCTACGAGTACGCGGCCGCCCACGCCGGCGACCTCGGCGCCGACCCGGGCGCCATCGCGGTCGGGGGCGACAGCGCCGGCGGCAACCTCGCCGTCGTCGTGGGGCTGACGGCTCGGCGCACGCCGGACTTCGCACTGCTGTACTACCCGGCGGTCGACATGTCCGTCCTGAGGCCGTCGCGGGACCTGTTCGCCGAGGGGTTCTACCTGACCGACGCGGACATGACGTGGTTCAGCGACCACTACTGCCCGGAGCCGCGGCGCGCCGAGCCGGCCGCCTCGCCGCTGGTCGCCGGCGACCTCTCCGGCTTCCCGCCCACCTACCTCGTCACCGCCGGGTTCGACCCGCTGCGGGACGAGGGGGAGGAGTTCGCCGAGCGGCTGCGCAAGGCCGGCGTGCCCGTCGCGCTAAGGCGCCAGGAGGACCTCATCCACGGGTTCGCGAACATGTGGTCCCTCGGCGGGCGGTTCCGGGAGGCGGCGTCCGAGGCGGCCGGGGCCCTGCGCACCGGGCTGTACGCGGGGCCCCGCGGCCGCGGCTAG
- a CDS encoding MarR family winged helix-turn-helix transcriptional regulator produces the protein MTGHHTLQETEQAVQRRLGDVPLRHDAMMAVSNIYRAAAAIRQHFESSVLRGADLTWTSFVVLWVVWIWDEMETRHVAEEAGISKGTLTGVVKTLEGRGLIERGSHATDGRLVLLRLTDKGQGLMRQMFPAFNAEEAFVVEGLSGEENRALAGTLRSVVEHLEEEGEQRRAALREQSPPPPRRSGRRARG, from the coding sequence GTGACCGGGCACCACACCCTGCAAGAGACCGAGCAGGCCGTCCAGCGGCGGCTCGGGGACGTACCGCTGCGGCACGACGCGATGATGGCGGTGTCCAACATCTACCGCGCCGCCGCCGCGATCCGGCAGCACTTCGAGAGCTCCGTCCTGCGCGGCGCCGACCTGACGTGGACGTCGTTCGTCGTCCTGTGGGTGGTGTGGATCTGGGACGAGATGGAGACGAGGCACGTCGCCGAAGAGGCCGGCATCTCCAAGGGCACGCTCACGGGGGTCGTGAAGACGCTGGAGGGGCGCGGCCTGATCGAGCGCGGGTCGCACGCGACGGACGGGCGGCTGGTCCTGCTGCGGCTGACCGACAAGGGCCAGGGGCTGATGCGGCAGATGTTCCCGGCCTTCAACGCCGAGGAGGCGTTCGTGGTGGAGGGGCTGAGCGGCGAGGAGAACCGCGCCCTCGCCGGGACGCTCCGGTCGGTGGTCGAGCACCTGGAGGAGGAGGGCGAGCAGCGGCGGGCCGCCCTGCGCGAGCAGTCGCCGCCGCCGCCCCGCCGCTCGGGCCGCCGCGCGCGCGGCTGA
- a CDS encoding class I SAM-dependent methyltransferase, with protein MTETVSRAYDAVADLYADLFRDALDELHLDRAMITAFAAMVPAGPVADLGCGPGRGTALLHGLGLDAFGLDLSPAMIARARADHPHLRFDEGDITALDLPDGGLAGVLSWYSTIHLGPAELPRAFAEFHRVLAPGGLVLVGFQSTDEDEAESFDHKVALAYRRPVDDMAELAVRSGLVEVARLLRRPADNERPIPSGCLLARKP; from the coding sequence ATGACCGAGACCGTCTCCCGCGCCTACGACGCCGTCGCCGACCTCTACGCCGACCTCTTCCGCGACGCGCTCGACGAGCTCCATCTGGACCGGGCGATGATCACCGCGTTCGCGGCGATGGTCCCGGCCGGGCCGGTCGCCGACCTCGGCTGCGGCCCCGGCCGCGGGACGGCGCTGCTGCACGGCCTCGGGCTGGACGCGTTCGGGCTCGACCTGTCGCCCGCCATGATCGCCCGGGCCCGCGCCGACCACCCGCACCTGCGCTTCGACGAGGGCGACATCACGGCGCTCGACCTCCCGGACGGCGGCCTGGCCGGCGTCCTGTCGTGGTACTCGACCATCCACCTGGGGCCGGCGGAGCTCCCGCGCGCGTTCGCCGAGTTCCACCGGGTGCTGGCCCCCGGCGGCCTGGTCCTGGTCGGGTTCCAGTCGACCGACGAGGACGAGGCGGAGTCGTTCGACCACAAGGTCGCCCTCGCCTACCGCCGGCCCGTCGACGACATGGCCGAGCTGGCCGTCCGGTCCGGGCTGGTGGAGGTGGCGCGGCTCCTGCGCCGTCCCGCGGACAACGAGCGCCCCATCCCCTCCGGCTGCCTCCTGGCCCGCAAGCCCTGA
- a CDS encoding carboxyl transferase domain-containing protein, which yields MTDRVGARELLRRVLDEGAWTSWDAPPAEGPPAGSAYAGDLAAARERSGCDEAVLTGEGLLSGRRVAFVVSEFQFLAGSIGLATADRIVAAVERATAEGLPLLAAPSSGGTRMQEGTAAFVQMARITAAVMAHRAAGLPYLVYLRHPTTGGVFASWGSLGHVTAAEPGALVGFLGPRVYEGLYGEPFPPGVQVAENLAAKGLLDAVVAIDDLAGVASAALDVLCGRPPSAAVPLPEGVPPEGTAWDSIERSRRLDRPGVRELLRYGAAQVTPLSGTGEGEAEPGLLLALARFGAAPCVLVGQDRRGQRGGHPLGPAGLRVARRGMRLAAELGLPLVTVVDTPGAVLSAEAEEGGLAGEIARCLADLITLPAPTLCLLLGEGTGGAALALLPADRVLVARHAWLSPLPPEGASLIVHRTPARAGEMAEAQGVRSADLLRGGLADALVDERPDAADEPEEFCRRAAAAVERGLSGLAPTGPAARRARYRSGS from the coding sequence GTGACGGATCGTGTCGGGGCGCGCGAGCTGCTGCGCCGCGTGCTGGACGAGGGCGCCTGGACGTCCTGGGACGCTCCGCCCGCCGAGGGGCCGCCCGCCGGCTCCGCCTACGCCGGGGACCTGGCCGCCGCCCGGGAGCGCAGCGGCTGCGACGAGGCCGTCCTGACGGGGGAGGGCCTGCTGAGCGGACGCCGCGTCGCTTTCGTCGTGTCGGAGTTCCAGTTCCTCGCGGGCTCGATCGGCCTCGCCACCGCCGACCGGATCGTCGCGGCCGTCGAGCGCGCCACCGCCGAGGGCCTGCCGCTGCTCGCCGCACCGTCCTCCGGCGGCACCCGCATGCAGGAGGGGACGGCGGCGTTCGTGCAGATGGCACGCATCACCGCCGCCGTCATGGCGCACCGGGCCGCCGGTCTGCCCTACCTGGTCTACCTGAGGCATCCGACGACCGGCGGGGTGTTCGCCTCGTGGGGGTCGCTCGGGCACGTCACGGCGGCCGAGCCCGGCGCGCTGGTCGGGTTCCTCGGCCCCCGCGTCTACGAGGGCCTGTACGGGGAGCCGTTCCCGCCGGGGGTGCAGGTCGCCGAGAACCTGGCGGCCAAGGGCCTGCTGGACGCCGTGGTGGCCATCGACGACCTCGCCGGGGTGGCGTCCGCCGCGCTGGACGTCCTGTGCGGGCGGCCGCCCTCCGCCGCGGTGCCCCTGCCCGAGGGCGTCCCGCCGGAAGGGACGGCGTGGGACTCGATCGAGCGGTCGCGCCGCCTGGACCGTCCGGGTGTCCGCGAGCTGCTGCGCTACGGCGCCGCGCAGGTGACGCCCCTGTCGGGCACCGGCGAGGGGGAGGCGGAGCCCGGCCTGCTGCTCGCCCTGGCCCGTTTCGGGGCGGCGCCGTGCGTCCTGGTGGGCCAGGACCGGCGCGGCCAGCGCGGCGGCCACCCGCTCGGCCCGGCCGGGCTGCGCGTCGCGCGGCGCGGGATGCGGCTGGCCGCCGAGCTGGGCCTTCCACTGGTCACCGTGGTCGACACGCCCGGCGCCGTGCTGTCGGCCGAGGCGGAGGAGGGCGGGCTCGCGGGCGAGATCGCCCGCTGCCTGGCCGACCTGATCACCCTCCCGGCGCCGACGCTGTGCCTGCTGCTGGGCGAGGGGACGGGCGGCGCCGCGCTGGCGCTGCTGCCCGCCGACCGCGTCCTGGTGGCCCGGCACGCGTGGCTCTCGCCGCTGCCGCCCGAGGGCGCCTCACTGATCGTCCACCGGACCCCGGCGCGGGCCGGCGAGATGGCCGAGGCGCAGGGCGTCCGGTCGGCGGACCTGCTGCGCGGCGGGCTGGCGGACGCGCTCGTCGACGAGCGCCCGGACGCCGCCGACGAGCCGGAGGAGTTCTGCCGCCGGGCCGCCGCGGCGGTGGAGCGGGGGCTGTCGGGCCTCGCGCCGACCGGTCCGGCCGCCCGCCGGGCGCGCTACCGTTCTGGATCATGA
- a CDS encoding amidase, producing MSEEICFASARELARRIRARELSAREVLQAHLDQIERTNPQVNAIVTLVAERAERQAREADERLAAGERPGPLHGLPVAHKDTHATAGIRTTSGSPIFADHVPDRDELVVERIRAAGAVTLGKTNTPEFAAGSHTFNPVFGLTRNPYDLSRSAGGSSGGAAAALACGMQPLADGGDMGGSLRNPASFCNVAGLRPSPGRVPSWPVLAGWSTLGVQGPMARNVADVALLLSVLAGPDPRSPIALETPGSAFAAPLDRDLAGLRLAWSPDLGGTIPVDPAVTGVLEPAVTVFEELGCAVEAASPDLTGADEVFRTLRAWHWDITLRPLLDERRADFKPSLAENIDAGRSLTGADLGRAETLHTALFHRVREFFERYDALLLPVSQVPPFDARAEYPDEVAGRPMRDYLEWMRSCFLISATGCPALSVPAGFTSGGLPVGLQIVGPHHADLAVLRIGHAFERATRHGDRRPPLALP from the coding sequence GTGTCCGAGGAGATCTGCTTCGCGTCCGCCCGCGAACTGGCGCGCCGCATCCGCGCCCGCGAGCTGTCGGCCCGCGAGGTCCTGCAGGCGCATCTCGACCAGATCGAGCGGACGAACCCGCAGGTCAACGCCATCGTCACGCTGGTCGCCGAGCGGGCGGAGCGGCAGGCGCGCGAGGCCGACGAGCGGCTGGCCGCCGGGGAGCGGCCGGGCCCGCTGCACGGCCTGCCGGTGGCGCACAAGGACACCCACGCCACCGCCGGCATCCGCACCACCTCCGGTTCCCCGATCTTCGCCGACCACGTCCCGGACCGCGACGAACTCGTCGTCGAGCGGATCCGCGCCGCGGGCGCCGTCACGCTCGGCAAGACGAACACGCCGGAGTTCGCCGCCGGATCCCACACCTTCAACCCGGTGTTCGGCCTGACCCGCAACCCCTACGACCTCTCCCGGTCGGCGGGCGGCAGCAGCGGCGGCGCCGCGGCCGCCCTGGCGTGCGGGATGCAGCCGCTCGCGGACGGCGGCGACATGGGCGGCTCGCTGCGCAACCCCGCCTCGTTCTGCAACGTCGCCGGGCTGCGCCCCTCGCCGGGCCGGGTGCCGTCCTGGCCGGTCCTCGCGGGCTGGTCGACGCTGGGCGTGCAGGGCCCGATGGCCCGGAACGTCGCGGACGTCGCGCTGCTGCTGTCGGTGCTCGCCGGCCCCGACCCGCGCAGCCCGATCGCGCTGGAGACGCCCGGATCGGCGTTCGCCGCGCCGCTGGACCGCGACCTCGCCGGGCTGCGCCTCGCCTGGTCCCCCGACCTCGGCGGGACGATCCCCGTCGACCCGGCCGTCACCGGCGTCCTCGAACCCGCCGTCACGGTGTTCGAGGAGCTCGGCTGCGCGGTCGAGGCGGCATCCCCCGACCTGACCGGCGCCGACGAGGTCTTCCGCACCCTGCGGGCCTGGCACTGGGACATCACCCTGCGCCCCCTGCTGGACGAGCGCCGCGCCGACTTCAAGCCCTCCCTCGCCGAGAACATCGACGCCGGCCGCTCCCTCACCGGCGCCGACCTCGGCCGCGCCGAGACGCTCCACACGGCGCTGTTCCACCGCGTCCGGGAGTTCTTCGAGCGCTACGACGCGCTGCTGCTGCCGGTCAGCCAGGTCCCGCCCTTCGACGCCCGCGCCGAGTACCCGGACGAGGTCGCCGGGCGGCCGATGCGCGACTACCTGGAGTGGATGCGGTCGTGCTTCCTCATCTCGGCGACCGGGTGCCCCGCGCTCTCGGTGCCCGCCGGTTTCACCTCCGGCGGGCTCCCGGTGGGCCTGCAGATCGTCGGACCCCACCACGCGGACCTCGCCGTCCTGCGGATCGGCCACGCCTTCGAGCGGGCGACCCGGCACGGCGACCGCCGCCCGCCGCTCGCCCTGCCCTAG
- a CDS encoding sensor histidine kinase, translating into MRILGDLLSPACWSVRTRVTAVATLIVALMLVTGVTLFYQALRGTVYRGLHDRGTLVVTDLATLVREIDLRGTIRVDDPGFPLLQVLDGEGNVLAASDPLHGRGPVKVPVAPVAGRPEYHTVRFQGLADFYFVSERVDTRFGPRTVFAGAPITTVTSSRPVFLALLVVTVLFATSAVGWIVSLSVRRALRPVRVMSSEMAEITGGADRRVTVPDPNDEVSELAESVNVMLNRLEDVLTRQRAFVADVSHELRSPLTGLRTQLEVALEQPEDEDWPAVARAALADADRLQGIVGDLLILAKLGAGVHVARERVDLGELVRAEASRRPRRVPVEVAAEEGVTARVTESQLVRLLTNLLDNAERHAESRVWVSVAADGPEAVLEVRDDGSGIAPEDRERVFWRFHRLSEGRERDRGGTGLGLTISRDIARAHGGTLVAADSDQGARFVLRIPREEA; encoded by the coding sequence GTGCGGATACTCGGGGACCTGCTGTCACCGGCGTGCTGGTCGGTGCGGACCCGCGTGACCGCGGTCGCGACCCTCATCGTCGCGCTCATGCTCGTCACCGGCGTCACGCTCTTCTACCAGGCCCTCCGCGGCACCGTCTACCGGGGCCTGCACGACCGCGGCACCCTGGTCGTCACCGACCTCGCCACGCTCGTGCGCGAGATCGACCTGCGGGGGACGATCCGCGTCGATGACCCCGGCTTCCCGCTGCTCCAGGTCCTGGACGGCGAGGGCAACGTGCTCGCGGCCAGCGATCCGCTGCACGGCCGCGGCCCCGTGAAGGTCCCCGTCGCGCCGGTGGCGGGCCGACCCGAGTACCACACCGTGCGGTTCCAGGGGCTCGCCGACTTCTACTTCGTCTCCGAGCGGGTGGACACCCGCTTCGGCCCCCGTACGGTCTTCGCGGGCGCGCCCATCACGACGGTCACCAGTTCCAGGCCGGTCTTCCTCGCCCTGCTCGTCGTGACGGTGCTGTTCGCGACGTCCGCGGTCGGCTGGATCGTGTCGCTGTCGGTGCGGCGGGCGCTGCGGCCGGTCCGGGTGATGAGCTCGGAGATGGCGGAGATCACCGGGGGCGCCGACCGCCGGGTGACCGTGCCGGATCCGAACGACGAGGTGTCCGAGCTGGCCGAGTCGGTGAACGTGATGCTGAACCGGCTGGAGGACGTCCTCACGCGGCAGCGCGCGTTCGTCGCGGACGTCTCGCACGAGCTGCGCAGCCCGCTGACGGGCCTGCGCACCCAGCTGGAGGTGGCGCTGGAGCAGCCGGAGGACGAGGACTGGCCGGCGGTCGCCCGGGCGGCGCTCGCCGACGCCGACCGGCTGCAGGGCATCGTCGGCGACCTGCTCATCCTGGCGAAGCTGGGCGCGGGCGTGCACGTCGCGCGGGAGCGGGTCGACCTCGGCGAGCTGGTCCGGGCGGAGGCGAGCCGGCGGCCCCGCCGGGTCCCGGTCGAGGTCGCGGCGGAGGAGGGCGTCACGGCCCGGGTCACCGAGTCCCAGCTCGTCCGGCTGCTGACGAACCTGCTCGACAACGCCGAACGGCACGCGGAGTCGCGGGTCTGGGTGAGCGTGGCCGCGGACGGGCCGGAGGCGGTGCTGGAGGTCCGCGACGACGGCTCGGGCATCGCGCCGGAGGACCGCGAGCGGGTCTTCTGGCGGTTCCACCGGCTGTCCGAGGGCCGCGAGCGCGACCGCGGCGGCACCGGCCTCGGGCTGACGATCTCCCGCGACATCGCCCGCGCGCACGGCGGCACGCTCGTGGCCGCCGACAGCGACCAGGGCGCCCGGTTCGTCCTGCGCATCCCCCGCGAGGAGGCCTAG